The genomic region GCGGTCGTCGAAAGACGAGTCGAAAATTTTCATTATGTCATCATCGATTTTCTGGCTCAGCTCATGGACCAGCCGACGGTCCTGCCGGTGGCCCAAAGCGATGCCAGCGAAGCCCGCTGGATCGACGTCGCCGATCTTGCCGATTATCCGCTGGTGGAAGGCCTGGCGGAAATCATCCGGCGCAGTCATGCCGTGCACGTCGGCACGGGCTCGGACGGGCTTGTGGATCTTCAGGCCCGGGCGACCGATTTTGTGGTCCGCGGCTGACTTTGCCCGGGCAAGCGGCGCGCACCCCCCTTTTGTTTTTTGTCCCCGCACCCCATATCGCCAGGGAGTCGGCCGTTTCAGGGGTATCCTGTCCCATAGGAAGCCGGCTTTTACCTGGCCGATCGAGCGCTGATCGGCCTCGCCAATGGATATCAATCCATTACACTTCAATCACAGAATAGTTCGCATGTCGGAAAAACATATCTATAAAGTTGTTTTCGTTAATCAGGAACAGGTCTACGAAGTCTATGTCGGGAACGTCTATCAGGGCGACTGGTACGGATTTGTCGTGATCGAGGACTTTATCTTTGGCGAAAAAAGCACGATTGTGGTCGATCCGACGGAAGAAAAACTGAGGCACGAATTTGCCGGCGTCGATCGCTGCTTTATTCCTATGCACCGCGTGGTTCGGATCGACCAGGTTAAAAAACGGGGAACGGCTAAAATAGTCGCGCTCGGCAAGGACGGAGCGGAACGTTGCGACAAGGTGGCTCCCTTGTATTCGCCGGATAAGAAATGAGCACGTGCTGATCCTTCCGATCGTGCGGTGATCCGGAAGGATGCTACTTTACAATGCGTAAATTGGGTTTCTCGGAAGGTTTTTTCGGCGTGGAATCGCCTTCGGGACCCGAGTCGTCTTCAGGATCGAAAATCATGCCCTTGCCGTTTTCCTTGGCGTAAATGGCCAGCACCGCAGGCACGGGGACGACCAGATGCATCGCCTTGCCGCTGAAACGGGCATTGAATTCGATCGCCTCGTTGCCCAGGGACAGGGCGTCGACGGCTTCGGGCCTGATATTCAGGATAATCTTGCCGTTTTCCGCAAACTGGAGCGGCAAAACGGCGTTGTTGTCCTCGGCGTTGACCAGGAGATGAGGGGTCAAACGGTTGTCGACAATCCACTCGTACAACGAACGGATCAGATACGGTTTAAGCGGCGTCATTTGGGCAGCACACCCATGTCTTTCTCGGCATCGCTCAGGCTGCGCTTGAATGCCGGCCTTCTGAAAATACGCTGCGCATAATTGGTGATGACCTCGTTGGGCGTCGATACGTCGATGCCGATGCTGGGCAGACGCCATAAGAGCGGCGCCAGCGCGCAGTCGATCAGGGAAAATTCGTCGCTCATGAAGAACGGCCGGGCGGCAAAAACGGGGGCGGCCGAAAGAAGGCTTTCCTTGAGCATTTTTTTGGCACGGGCCGATTTTTTTTCGCCTGAAAACAATATCTCGTCGAGCAACTGATACCAGTCCTGATCGATTCGTTTGATCACCATCCGGGCGTTGGCTCTGGAAACCGGATCCATCTGATGCAGCGGCGGGTGCGGGAAGCGTTCGTCCAGATATTCCATAATGATCCGGGAGTCGTACAATACCAGATCCCGTTCTATCAGGGTCGGGGAAACGCCCGTAGGATTCAGTTCAAGCAGATCTTCGGGCGGGTTGGCCGGGTCATAATATTCAACATCGGCAACGACCGCTTTCTCGTGTAATACAAAGCGGGCCGAGTGGCTCATCGCACAGGTTGGAGAAGAAAATAGCGTCATCACGGATTTACGGGTAATAACATTGGCCACGAATAACAACCTCTTTGAACAGATAGAACGGTAAATTTCGCCATTGTATCATGTATGAGGCGTTTTTTTGATGGGGCGCTGTAGCCCAAACCCAGCCCGCTCGTTACGGGCCGGCCGGGTCGTCGGGCAGGGTTAAAGGACATCCTTCCAGTATTCCTTTTTCAGCAAATAAGCAATGGTCAAAAGCATGAACAGGAAAAACAGCACGTATTTGCCCATGCTTTGCCGTTCCAGTTGCACGGGCTCCCCGACGTAGACAAGGAAGTTGACCAGGTCGTTGACCCAGGCATTGAACTCCTTGGGCGAAAGCGTGCCGGGTTCTTTCAGAATGAGCTGTTCGACCACCTGTTTCCCTTCGACCATCTTCACGACCGATTCCTGCTGGCCCTGGAGCTGCCAGAGTACGTTCGGCATGCCGACGTCCGGAAACACGACGTTATTGACGCCTAGCGGAGCTTTGGGTTCGAGATAAAATCCCTTCAAGTAGCTGTAAAGCCAGTCGGCGCCGCGTGAACGCGCAATCAGCGACAAATCCGGAGGCTGCGTGCCGAACCATTTGGTCGAATCGTGCGCATTCATGGCGGTGTGCATCTGGTCGTAGATGCTGGCCCCTTCCGGCGCGATCTCCTTCAGGAACTTCTTTTCATCGATGTCCAGATCCTGAGCGATTCGCTTGTAGCGCATGTACTTGATCGAATGACAGCCCAGGCAGTATTTGACGAAATGATGCGCTCCGCGCAGCAGCGACTCGTTGTCGGTTATGTCGATGCTGGCGTGTTGCAGCTTGATGCCTTCTGTAGCGGCCGCCCCGAAAGACAGAGTTAAAGTAATTATCAATGTAATAAATTTTTTCATGTCAATCGAGGCTCGCTTTCAGGTTTTTTGCAAATCGAGTGATGATCTTGACGATGCCTTTGGGATTGGGCCGTCTTCTCAAGGTGGCCGATCCGGGCCCGGACGAAGCGGTTGCCGGCACTTGTATGGTGGCTTCATCCAGGAGCGTCTTCAGTTCCGCCAAACGGTATTCGAGACTGGGTGTTTTCGTCGTGCGCTTCGGTACGGGTTTGGTCTTTTCCCAGCGGGTATAGATGGGCATCAGCAGGAAAAAGCCGAAATAGATCGAGGTGCAGATTCTTGCGACAATCGTTGCAACCGGAGTAGGGGGCTGCGTGCCGAGATAACCCAGGATGAGGAAGCTGACGACGAAAAGGAACAAGCCCTTTTTATAAATGCCCCCCCGGTAACGGATTGATTTGACCGGGCCGCGGTCCAGCCAGGGCAGCAGAAACAGGACGAAAATGGAGCCGCCCATCGCAATGACGCCGGCGAATTTATCGGGAATAGCCCGCAATATCGCATAGAACGGTGTAAAGTACCAGACCGGCGCGATATGCTCGGGCGTTTTCATCGGATCGGCCGGGATGAAATTGGCGTGCTCGAGAAAGTAGCCGCCCAATTCCGGCATGTAGAAAATGATCGTCGAGAAAAAGATTAAAAACACCGCCACGCCGACAATATCCTTTACCGTGTAATAAGGATGGAAAGGAATGCCGTCGAACGGAATCCCCTTGGCGTCTTTGAGTTTCTTGATTTCGATGCCGTCGGGATTGTTGGAACCCACTTCGTGCAGAGCGACGATATGCAGGAACACCAGCATCACCAGGACCAGAGGCACTGCGATGACGTGAAACGCAAAAAACCGGTTCAGAGTGGCATCGGAGACGACATAATCTCCTCTGATCCACAAGGATAAGTCATCGCCAATGACCGGTATCGCGCTGAACAGCGAGATGATCACCTGCGCGCCCCAATAGGACATCTGGCCCCAGGGCAGCAGGTAACCCATGAAGGCCTCGGCCATCAACGCAACGAACAGAAACATGCCGAAAATCCAGATCAGTTCGCGCGGATGTTTGAACGAGCCGTACAGCAGAGCCCTGAACATGTGCAGATAAACCACGATAAAAAAGGCCGAAGCGCCGGTCGAATGCATGTAGCGCACCAGCCAGCCCCAGTTGACGTCGCGCATGATGTACTCGACCGAATCGAAGGCCAATTTGGCATCGGGCTTGTAGTTGATGGTTAACATGATTCCGGTGAGTATCTGGATAACTAAAACCAGCAGGGCCAATGAGCCGAAGTAGTACCAGAAGTTGAAGTTTTTTGGCGCATAATAATGCGTCATGTGCTCATTCCAGACTTTAGCCAGAGGAAACCTTTCTAAAATCCAGTTGCCGAACGAAGTTAAACGGGACGGTTTCATGCGCTTGCCTCATTGGTGGATTCGCCGATGACCAGCAAGGTATCGGTCACGTAACGGTAAGGAGGAATTTCCAGATTGGTCGGGGCGGGAACGCCGCGGTAGACCCGCCCTGCCAGATCGAACCAGGAGCCGTGGCAGGGACAGAAAAAGCCGCCTTTCCATTTGTCGCCCAAATC from Methylosarcina fibrata AML-C10 harbors:
- a CDS encoding ClpXP protease specificity-enhancing factor is translated as MTPLKPYLIRSLYEWIVDNRLTPHLLVNAEDNNAVLPLQFAENGKIILNIRPEAVDALSLGNEAIEFNARFSGKAMHLVVPVPAVLAIYAKENGKGMIFDPEDDSGPEGDSTPKKPSEKPNLRIVK
- a CDS encoding NUDIX hydrolase codes for the protein MHHNEAHSVPEPAIGIGGIVFNSRNQVLLIKRDKPPAQGFWSVPGGKQEAGESMAEACRREILEETGLITEVRQIMAVVERRVENFHYVIIDFLAQLMDQPTVLPVAQSDASEARWIDVADLADYPLVEGLAEIIRRSHAVHVGTGSDGLVDLQARATDFVVRG
- a CDS encoding cytochrome c1, with amino-acid sequence MKKFITLIITLTLSFGAAATEGIKLQHASIDITDNESLLRGAHHFVKYCLGCHSIKYMRYKRIAQDLDIDEKKFLKEIAPEGASIYDQMHTAMNAHDSTKWFGTQPPDLSLIARSRGADWLYSYLKGFYLEPKAPLGVNNVVFPDVGMPNVLWQLQGQQESVVKMVEGKQVVEQLILKEPGTLSPKEFNAWVNDLVNFLVYVGEPVQLERQSMGKYVLFFLFMLLTIAYLLKKEYWKDVL
- a CDS encoding DUF1820 family protein yields the protein MSEKHIYKVVFVNQEQVYEVYVGNVYQGDWYGFVVIEDFIFGEKSTIVVDPTEEKLRHEFAGVDRCFIPMHRVVRIDQVKKRGTAKIVALGKDGAERCDKVAPLYSPDKK
- a CDS encoding glutathione S-transferase N-terminal domain-containing protein; translation: MSHSARFVLHEKAVVADVEYYDPANPPEDLLELNPTGVSPTLIERDLVLYDSRIIMEYLDERFPHPPLHQMDPVSRANARMVIKRIDQDWYQLLDEILFSGEKKSARAKKMLKESLLSAAPVFAARPFFMSDEFSLIDCALAPLLWRLPSIGIDVSTPNEVITNYAQRIFRRPAFKRSLSDAEKDMGVLPK
- a CDS encoding cytochrome b; protein product: MKPSRLTSFGNWILERFPLAKVWNEHMTHYYAPKNFNFWYYFGSLALLVLVIQILTGIMLTINYKPDAKLAFDSVEYIMRDVNWGWLVRYMHSTGASAFFIVVYLHMFRALLYGSFKHPRELIWIFGMFLFVALMAEAFMGYLLPWGQMSYWGAQVIISLFSAIPVIGDDLSLWIRGDYVVSDATLNRFFAFHVIAVPLVLVMLVFLHIVALHEVGSNNPDGIEIKKLKDAKGIPFDGIPFHPYYTVKDIVGVAVFLIFFSTIIFYMPELGGYFLEHANFIPADPMKTPEHIAPVWYFTPFYAILRAIPDKFAGVIAMGGSIFVLFLLPWLDRGPVKSIRYRGGIYKKGLFLFVVSFLILGYLGTQPPTPVATIVARICTSIYFGFFLLMPIYTRWEKTKPVPKRTTKTPSLEYRLAELKTLLDEATIQVPATASSGPGSATLRRRPNPKGIVKIITRFAKNLKASLD